DNA sequence from the Cohnella herbarum genome:
AACAGAAATGATCGGTTTAATCAAAGGAACGGTCAAGTACCAAGCGCGCTGGGGAGCCGTCGCTCCGTCGATGCTCGCGGCCTCTTCGATATCCTTCGGTATGGCCAGAATGGCCGCCAATATCAATACAATATAAAAGCCGACCCACTGCCAGGCGTTCGTGATCAGAATAGCGATCATTGCCCAATCCGACTCAGCCAACCAATAGATCGGATCGATGCCGAAGAAGCCTAGGAACGCCGCGATCGGTCCAATGTCCGGATCGTAAATGAAGCCCCACAAAATACCGATTACGGATGTGGATAGGATGGACGGCATAAACACCGTCGTTTTGTAGAAACCTTGCAACTTCTTCACGTTGCTGATCAATAAAGCGAACACTACAATAACGGGTACTTGAAGACCTACAGAGAAAATAATGAAGTACATATTGTTTAATATAGCGCTGCGAAAACTCGAATCACCGAATGCCGTCTTGAAATTATCCAAACCGATGAACCGGGTGTCTTCTAATCCGTTCCAATTCGTGAACGCGTAAAATGCGGACGAGAACATGGGGTACAGGAAAAATAACCCGTACAGAACGATCGTTGGAATAACGAACATGAGGTAAACAGCGGGATTTTTGAGTGTATTTTTCATAGTTCCTCCCCACTAATGGATAAGGAGACTCGCCCGACTTAAGCAGGCCGAGCCTCCCCACCAATCTTGTAACGATTTACTGTTTGGCGTTTTCCGCGTCTTGCACTTTTTGCATCGCATCGCCGACTTGTTGAGCCGTCGCTTTACCGGCGATCAGTTTTTGCAATTGGACTTCGGACTCCGTATTCACCGCTTTTTGCACGACCGAGTCGAAGTGAACGAAGGAAGTTCCCGCTTTGCCCATCGTCTCGATAACTTGTTTCACGATTGGATCCGTAAGCTTAGCCAACGCTTCGTCGGACAGTTTCATGGAAGGAAGAACTCCGTCTTCGAGCAAGCCGCGAAGCTGCATTTCGTCGTTGTACAGGTTTTTGATGAAAGATTTAACGGCTTTCAGTTCGTTCTCGTTCAGGTCGGAAGAGAAGCCGTATCCGTTGCTGAAGTTAGCGTTGATCGAAGTTTGGTCGCCTTGAGCGCCATTAATCGCAGGCAACGCGATGAAGCCTACTTTGCCTTCCAGGTTAGCCGCTACCGCGCCCGCTTTGAAAGCGGACGAACGCCAGCTGCCGTCGAAGATCATGCCTGCTTTGCCCGCAGCGAAATCATTCAGCATATCGTCGTAAGTTTTGCCAAGCTCGCCTTTAGTGAAATACCCTTTCGTTACCCAATCTTGATAGATCGCGTATCCGGCAACGACTTCCGGTTGGTTCCACTTCACCGTTCCGTCGGTCAATCCGTTCGGGAATCCGGAAGTGACGTGACGACCGATAACCGTGTTCACTAACATGTTAGGTACCCAACCTGCTTGGGAACCGATAGCGAACGGCGTAATGCCTTTTGCTTTAAGAGTGTCGGCAGCTTTCACTAGATCGTCCCAAGTAGCCGGAGCGGTCAAGCCGTTAGCTTCGAAAATTTCTTTGTTGTAGAATACGCCTTCCATGTTCCCGCCGATCGGCAATCCGTAGATTTTGCCGTCC
Encoded proteins:
- a CDS encoding carbohydrate ABC transporter permease, whose translation is MKNTLKNPAVYLMFVIPTIVLYGLFFLYPMFSSAFYAFTNWNGLEDTRFIGLDNFKTAFGDSSFRSAILNNMYFIIFSVGLQVPVIVVFALLISNVKKLQGFYKTTVFMPSILSTSVIGILWGFIYDPDIGPIAAFLGFFGIDPIYWLAESDWAMIAILITNAWQWVGFYIVLILAAILAIPKDIEEAASIDGATAPQRAWYLTVPLIKPIISVVVMLSIAGAMRVVDIVLVMTNGGPAGSTEVMASFMVHRAINYGEYGYGMALSIIIFAFALVFTAIYQLTFGKSERIDY
- a CDS encoding extracellular solute-binding protein; this translates as MKKNVTTTLTLILAMSTVLAACGGKDNNEASPSASSAAPSASAPASEPAAPSEETVEPFTMSLRHIQIGEPQKFRKAILDDVVKATEAEVPGLKFELDGIEDAVNRFTKLPAEMAAGNPPKIFDLFGGNADALKYAKAGRLLDLTPILDELGIRDKFLNVFGQFELDGKIYGLPIGGNMEGVFYNKEIFEANGLTAPATWDDLVKAADTLKAKGITPFAIGSQAGWVPNMLVNTVIGRHVTSGFPNGLTDGTVKWNQPEVVAGYAIYQDWVTKGYFTKGELGKTYDDMLNDFAAGKAGMIFDGSWRSSAFKAGAVAANLEGKVGFIALPAINGAQGDQTSINANFSNGYGFSSDLNENELKAVKSFIKNLYNDEMQLRGLLEDGVLPSMKLSDEALAKLTDPIVKQVIETMGKAGTSFVHFDSVVQKAVNTESEVQLQKLIAGKATAQQVGDAMQKVQDAENAKQ